The sequence below is a genomic window from Blastopirellula retiformator.
CTTCTGCCGGTGCGTCAGGCGGCGTATGTCCAAACGCCAGGTCGGCGAAATAGGCGAACGCCAGCGGCCCGGCGAACATCACGATGATCACCAGATAGGTCGTCATCAAGCTATGCGCCGTCTTCCGAAAGTTGACCGAGGCGAATAGCGCCAACATCGACGTTGTAAAACAGGTTAGCGCGATCACCAGCAGATAGCCGAGCACCGACGTGAAGTTCTCCCAATAGTGCGAAACCATCACGCAGGCCAACAACAGCGGCCACAATAGGAACGCGGTCAACACCGTCGAAACGCGTAAGCCGGCCAGCAACTTGCCCGAGAGAATCTGCCACGGCGAGATCTCGGTCGTCAGCAGCAGATCGAGCGTCTGGCGTTCTCGTTCCGACGTAATGCTGCCGGCCGAAAAGACCGGACCAACCAGCATGTTGAACAGCACGACGTACGAAATGTAATACGGCGCATTGTGCGGCCAGATGTACAGGCAGATCGCCATCAACGGGATAGCCAAAACCATGCTGACCTGGATCACCACCCGCAGCATTAACGTGCCTTGGGCGAAGATCTCGCTGTGGATCTCTTTCTCGTAGACCGGGTTGGCGCTGTCTTCGAGCAGCTTGGTTCGTTTCGGCGGGGCGAACAGACGATCGGGGAACTGATCGCGCTGAATCACCAGCCCGACCGCTTCTTCCGCTTCTTTATCGAGGTCGACGACCTCGCCCCCTTCGCTGCCAACATCCGGCGGATAGAGCAAGCGGCGCGACGTGACCGCAAACAAGATCGAGCAAATCAGCGCCGAGGCGATCGGAACCAACGACAGCAGCACCACCAGACGCGCGGCGCCTTGTCCCTGAAACGATTGCCAGAACATCGCGCCGACCAGGGCGATTGGCAGAATAATCAGGTACGAAACGACCAGCGACGAAGCGGTCCGCTGGAAATAGCTGCTACAGGCGATGCTGATCATGCCGAACGTCGCCACCGCTACCATCAACAGAAAATAGGCGGCGATCACTTCGTACAGCGACACGCCTCCCAGCGGCAAACATAACAGCACGATCGGCAGCGAGGTAAATATCAACAGCGCCAAGTGAGCCAACGACGCCATCAACTTGCCGACGACGATCGCCCCCGGCTTCAGCGGACTGGCGAGCAGCATCTCGTACGTCTTGCGCTCTTTCTCGCCGGTCAAAGTCCCGGCGGCGAAACTGGGCGCCATCATCGACGCCAGGATGAATTCGCCCAGAAAGAAGAGATTGAACAGCTTCTGCGCTTCGGCTCGATTGCCTTCCGGGTCCCAACGTTCGACCT
It includes:
- a CDS encoding ABC transporter permease translates to MYLVENPVLQRELLVNLRTVRSFVLLFLFHVLLAGVVYAAWPQVERWDPEGNRAEAQKLFNLFFLGEFILASMMAPSFAAGTLTGEKERKTYEMLLASPLKPGAIVVGKLMASLAHLALLIFTSLPIVLLCLPLGGVSLYEVIAAYFLLMVAVATFGMISIACSSYFQRTASSLVVSYLIILPIALVGAMFWQSFQGQGAARLVVLLSLVPIASALICSILFAVTSRRLLYPPDVGSEGGEVVDLDKEAEEAVGLVIQRDQFPDRLFAPPKRTKLLEDSANPVYEKEIHSEIFAQGTLMLRVVIQVSMVLAIPLMAICLYIWPHNAPYYISYVVLFNMLVGPVFSAGSITSERERQTLDLLLTTEISPWQILSGKLLAGLRVSTVLTAFLLWPLLLACVMVSHYWENFTSVLGYLLVIALTCFTTSMLALFASVNFRKTAHSLMTTYLVIIVMFAGPLAFAYFADLAFGHTPPDAPAEVIVTNEAIVNWADRFTIMSPFAATWNVPMNFQVGDQGETILGSWPKFGYYAAFTVLLNLVLFCSMTWLFNRRWRVAE